Proteins found in one Odontesthes bonariensis isolate fOdoBon6 chromosome 11, fOdoBon6.hap1, whole genome shotgun sequence genomic segment:
- the LOC142391694 gene encoding fidgetin-like: protein MISSSSSSVYGLKMQWTPEHSQWAEQHFDISSTTRSPAHKAEAYRTVPGHLQRSAAYQYAWANDDISALTASNLLKKYAEKYSGILEMPGSYSEAPGVPGVMNGRKGESEPWQDGVYPMSCVPEGVSIRKGGVAAASEVVSGMCSSPGLASSTLSEPSYSSSSCGSHAATALHSSSMPSQEYGPTYSGSYLHSSYSSQSTPAPALPSPLHSSGLLQPPPPPSHPTLVPAYNGGSPNLSSYNYPPAGYPAQSSVGPGYSPGGAPPPSSYLPSGIAAPTPLPPSSALPGYPYQSHNLTPIAPTPLNSSSSNTLKRKAFYMAGQGEMDSYGNFGYAQARSTAESPMYRVADSSSANGGNSTNGGGFDRNAEKSSLPFNPQKQSTMPSEQRKYGSQATGGPLTPPTYVSSTLVGSRSADSLASFTSPSLSEQGADDHRLHLSHSAQGSTSSSSTSSSRLAEEQLKTCDPHLLEMVTSEIVQQGPPVDWNDIAGLELAKATLKEEVLWPILRPDMFSSLGPAPRCVLLFGPRGSGRTLLGRCLASQLGAPFLQLSGSTLATKWLADGGEIIRASFLVARCRQPAVLFISEVDMLLSAHLSEESPINQLKGELLAQLDSLLIGSGEDGSNQVLVVCSTSRPQDMDEGLRRYFAHRVLVPLPDSAARHQIMNQVLAQSQHKYCLSEEELSLLVQRTEGFSGLDLARLCQEALIGLLHVSAQGMDMSSMMPRGQIRPLTYQDIESVCCKFQASISQKEIDTYTEWNKMFGCSQ, encoded by the coding sequence GCCTAAAGATGCAGTGGACCCCCGAGCACAGCCAGTGGGCCGAACAGCATTTCGACATCTCCTCCACCACGCGCTCACCAGCACACAAGGCTGAGGCCTACAGGACGGTGCCTGGCCACCTGCAACGTTCCGCCGCCTACCAGTACGCCTGGGCCAATGACGACATCTCTGCCCTCACCGCCTCCAACCTACTCAAGAAGTATGCTGAAAAGTATTCTGGCATTCTTGAGATGCCGGGCTCGTATTCCGAGGCGCCCGGTGTCCCCGGAGTGATGAACGGACGGAAAGGTGAATCGGAGCCCTGGCAGGATGGGGTCTACCCCATGAGCTGCGTCCCAGAGGGAGTTTCCATCAGAAAGGGAGGCGTGGCGGCAGCTTCAGAAGTGGTGTCTGGCATGTGCAGCTCCCCGGGCCTGGCCTCCAGCACACTGAGTGAGCCCAGCTACTCTAGCAGCAGCTGTGGGAGCCATGCAGCCACAGCCCTCCACTCTTCCTCCATGCCCTCTCAGGAATATGGCCCCACGTACAGTGGCTCATACCTGCACAGTAGTTACAGCTCCCAGTCTACCCCAGCCCCAGCACTTCCCTCCCCACTGCACAGCTCTGGGCTCCTGcagccccctcctcctccctcccatCCCACTTTGGTCCCAGCTTACAATGGAGGCTCCCCGAACTTGTCTAGTTATAATTACCCCCCAGCAGGCTACCCAGCTCAGAGCTCAGTCGGACCAGGATACAGCCCTGGAGGAGCACCCCCCCCTTCATCATACCTCCCCTCAGGCATTGCTGCACCTACACCGCTTCCCCCCTCTTCTGCTTTACCTGGATACCCATACCAGAGCCACAATTTGACCCCAATCGCCCCTACGCCTCTCAACAGTAGTTCCTCCAACACACTGAAAAGGAAGGCATTCTACATGGCAGGTCAAGGAGAGATGGACTCTTACGGCAACTTTGGCTATGCCCAGGCACGGAGCACAGCAGAGAGTCCCATGTACAGGGTAGCAGACAGCAGCAGTGCAAATGGAGGCAACAGCACCAATGGTGGTGGATTTGACAGGAATGCTGAGAAGTCGTCTTTACCTTTTAATCCTCAGAAGCAGTCCACTATGCCGTCAGAGCAGAGGAAGTATGGCAGTCAGGCAACAGGGGGACCACTGACTCCACCGACCTACGTCTCCTCCACCCTGGTGGGCTCCCGCTCAGCAGACTCTCTTGCCAGTTTCACCTCCCCCTCCCTAAGTGAGCAAGGTGCTGACGATCACCGTCTCCACCTCTCCCATTCAGCACAAGGGTCTACCTCCTCCTCATCTACTTCCTCCTCCCGACTTGCTGAAGAGCAGCTGAAAACCTGTGACCCTCACCTCCTGGAAATGGTGACTTCGGAAATCGTTCAGCAGGGTCCACCGGTGGATTGGAATGACATTGCGGGTCTAGAACTGGCCAAGGCTACCCTGAAGGAGGAGGTTCTGTGGCCCATTCTGCGTCCAGACATGTTCAGCAGTTTGGGACCAGCCCCACGCTGTGTGTTGCTGTTTGGCCCCAGGGGCAGTGGCAGGACGTTGCTTGGCCGCTGTCTGGCCAGTCAACTGGGCGCGCCATTTCTCCAGCTAAGCGGTTCCACTCTGGCCACCAAGTGGCTTGCTGATGGAGGAGAAATTATCCGAGCATCATTCCTGGTGGCGCGTTGTAGGCAGCCTGCAGTACTCTTCATTAGTGAGGTTGACATGCTCCTGTCAGCCCACCTCAGTGAAGAAAGCCCCATCAACCAGCTGAAGGGGGAGCTGCTTGCCCAGTTGGACTCCCTTCTTATTGGTTCAGGTGAAGATGGAAGCAACCAAGTGTTGGTGGTTTGCTCTACAAGTAGACCCCAGGACATGGACGAAGGCCTGCGCAGGTACTTTGCTCACAGGGTACTGGTACCCCTGCCGGATAGCGCAGCCCGACACCAGATCATGAACCAGGTCCTGGCCCAATCTCAGCACAAATACTGCTTGAGTGAGGAGGAGCTGTCACTGCTGGTCCAGCGTACTGAGGGTTTCTCTGGACTGGATCTGGCCAGACTCTGCCAGGAAGCCCTCATTGGTCTCTTACACGTCTCTGCGCAGGGCATGGACATGTCGAGTATGATGCCAAGGGGTCAGATCAGGCCCCTAACCTACCAGGACATtgaaagtgtctgctgtaaattCCAAGCCAGTATATCGCAGAAAGAGATTGACACTTACACTGAGTGGAACAAAATGTTCGGCTGCAGTCAGTGA